One genomic segment of Alkalimarinus alittae includes these proteins:
- the gspG gene encoding type II secretion system major pseudopilin GspG, which produces MDIIKQQRGFTLIEIMVVMVILGLLVAVVAPNILGRGEQARVTVAETQIREVSNALDLYKLDNFSYPSTEQGLEALVSKPSGFPEPKNWNKDGYMKTVPVDPWGTPYQYISPGVNGPFDLYSLGSDGKEGGEEEGADIGNWDVKD; this is translated from the coding sequence ATGGATATTATCAAACAACAACGTGGCTTTACGTTAATCGAAATCATGGTCGTCATGGTTATTTTGGGTCTATTAGTTGCGGTTGTAGCGCCTAATATTCTAGGTAGAGGCGAGCAAGCACGTGTAACCGTTGCTGAAACTCAAATTAGAGAAGTGTCTAACGCGCTAGATCTTTATAAGCTAGATAACTTTAGTTATCCCAGTACTGAGCAAGGGTTAGAGGCATTGGTATCTAAGCCTAGCGGCTTTCCTGAACCTAAAAACTGGAATAAAGACGGCTACATGAAAACCGTTCCGGTTGATCCATGGGGTACGCCTTATCAGTACATAAGCCCTGGTGTTAACGGCCCATTTGATCTTTATTCTTTAGGTTCTGACGGTAAAGAAGGCGGTGAAGAAGAAGGTGCAGATATCGGTAACTGGGATGTTAAAGACTAG
- a CDS encoding isovaleryl-CoA dehydrogenase: MANQYTTLNFGLGETINMLRDQVKQFADTQIAPIAVKTDKDNAFPNELWQQLGDMGLLGITVDESLGGASMGYLAHTIAMEEISRASASIGLSYGAHSNLCVNQIFRNGNDDQRKKYLPKLISGEHIGALAMSEPNAGSDVVSMKLRAEKKGDKYILNGSKMWITNGPDAHTYVIYAKTDIKKGPHGITAFIVERNAPGFSRSEKLDKLGMRGSNTCELVFQDCEVPEQNILGGENNGVKVLMSGLDYERVVLAGGPVGIMQACMDIVVPYIHERKQFNQSIGEFQLIQGKVADMYTTLNACRAYLYAVANACDRGETTRKDAAGVILYCAEAATQMALDAIQILGGNGYINEFSAGRLLRDAKLYEIGAGTSEIRRMLIGREVFLESK, encoded by the coding sequence ATGGCTAACCAATACACCACACTCAACTTTGGTTTAGGCGAAACCATCAACATGCTAAGGGATCAAGTAAAGCAGTTTGCAGATACCCAAATAGCCCCTATTGCAGTCAAAACTGACAAAGACAACGCATTCCCTAATGAGCTTTGGCAACAATTAGGAGATATGGGATTGCTCGGTATAACCGTCGATGAGTCATTGGGGGGGGCCAGCATGGGCTATCTTGCACATACCATCGCTATGGAAGAAATTAGCCGAGCATCTGCATCTATAGGCCTCAGCTATGGCGCCCATTCAAACCTCTGCGTCAATCAAATATTTAGAAATGGTAACGATGATCAACGCAAAAAGTACCTACCCAAGTTGATTTCAGGTGAGCATATTGGCGCTTTAGCCATGAGCGAACCCAATGCCGGTAGCGATGTGGTGAGCATGAAATTACGTGCCGAAAAGAAAGGCGATAAATATATCCTCAACGGTAGCAAAATGTGGATTACCAATGGCCCCGATGCACATACCTATGTGATCTACGCTAAAACCGATATTAAAAAAGGCCCACACGGCATTACTGCATTTATCGTTGAACGAAACGCCCCAGGCTTTAGCCGCTCTGAAAAACTAGACAAGTTAGGCATGCGAGGTTCTAACACCTGTGAATTAGTCTTCCAAGACTGCGAAGTACCAGAACAAAACATACTAGGCGGCGAAAACAATGGCGTTAAAGTGCTGATGAGCGGCTTAGATTATGAACGTGTCGTACTAGCAGGCGGCCCCGTCGGCATTATGCAAGCCTGTATGGACATCGTTGTACCTTATATACATGAACGTAAACAATTTAATCAATCCATAGGTGAATTTCAGCTAATACAGGGCAAGGTCGCAGATATGTACACTACACTTAATGCATGTAGAGCTTACTTGTATGCGGTTGCCAATGCCTGTGATCGCGGTGAAACAACCCGTAAAGATGCCGCTGGCGTAATTTTATATTGTGCAGAAGCTGCCACACAAATGGCGCTCGATGCGATACAAATATTAGGTGGAAACGGCTATATAAACGAGTTTTCAGCAGGCCGCTTATTACGAGACGCCAAGTTATACGAGATAGGCGCAGGAACATCAGAGATAAGAAGAATGTTAATTGGTCGAGAAGTGTTTCTAGAATCAAAGTAG
- the gspE gene encoding type II secretion system ATPase GspE, whose amino-acid sequence MNFETSSDLVLSEPETIHGRLPFGFAKKHSVVIAKDHTGELCVLHAQSLNNRLFCELNRITQGVLRFEQVSKEAFEESLSFAYQNDSAEAMQMVEGLGDDMDLASLADSVPETEDLLEQEDDAPIIRLINAILTEAVKTGASDIHIETFEKQLVVRFRVDGVLREIVQPKRALAPLLISRIKVMSKLDIAEKRIPQDGRISLRVGGREVDIRVSTMPSANGERIVLRLLDKQAGRLKLDSLGMSHRDLKTLKGLVTRPHGIILVTGPTGSGKTTTLYAGLSEINDKSRNILTVEDPIEYNLPGIGQTQVNTKVDMTFSRGLRAILRQDPDVVMIGEIRDLETSEIAVQASLTGHLVLSTLHTNSAVGSITRLIDMGVEPFLISSSMVGIIAQRLVRVLCQTCREPYQPDQEACEFLQQDVETRPTIYRAKGCTECNHLGYKGRMGIYEVVDIDDQMRNLIHSKAGELELEAYARKCGPSIHADGVAKILAGVTSVEEVLRVTHRE is encoded by the coding sequence TTGAACTTCGAAACTAGCTCAGACCTCGTTCTTTCAGAACCAGAAACTATTCATGGCAGACTGCCTTTTGGTTTTGCAAAAAAACACTCTGTCGTGATCGCAAAAGATCATACAGGTGAACTTTGCGTCCTTCACGCTCAATCGCTTAACAATCGCTTATTTTGTGAGTTAAATCGAATTACTCAAGGTGTTTTACGTTTTGAGCAGGTTTCTAAAGAGGCGTTTGAAGAGTCTTTATCATTTGCTTACCAAAACGACTCGGCTGAAGCTATGCAAATGGTTGAAGGGCTAGGTGACGACATGGACTTAGCCAGTCTTGCAGACTCAGTGCCTGAAACAGAAGATTTGTTAGAGCAAGAAGATGATGCACCTATTATACGCCTGATCAACGCCATCCTTACCGAAGCGGTCAAAACCGGTGCATCTGATATACATATAGAGACATTTGAAAAGCAATTAGTTGTTCGCTTTAGAGTAGACGGTGTATTACGTGAAATCGTTCAACCAAAACGCGCATTAGCACCGCTGTTGATTAGTCGTATCAAAGTTATGTCTAAACTGGATATCGCAGAAAAAAGAATTCCTCAAGATGGGCGTATATCCCTCAGAGTGGGTGGTCGTGAAGTGGATATTCGTGTATCAACGATGCCATCTGCCAATGGTGAGCGTATCGTACTGCGTTTGCTTGATAAGCAAGCGGGTAGGTTAAAGCTTGACTCGCTAGGGATGTCTCATCGCGATCTAAAGACCCTGAAAGGGCTTGTGACAAGGCCGCACGGCATTATTCTGGTGACGGGCCCGACCGGTTCTGGTAAAACCACCACGCTTTATGCTGGACTGTCTGAAATAAATGATAAAAGCCGTAATATCCTGACCGTAGAAGATCCTATCGAGTATAACTTACCGGGTATTGGTCAAACTCAAGTTAATACAAAAGTCGATATGACCTTCTCAAGAGGGTTGAGAGCAATACTTCGTCAAGATCCAGATGTGGTGATGATTGGTGAGATTCGAGACCTTGAGACTTCAGAAATTGCGGTTCAAGCGAGTTTAACCGGTCACTTGGTATTATCTACGTTACACACCAATAGTGCCGTGGGTTCCATTACTCGCCTAATTGACATGGGCGTCGAACCGTTCTTGATCTCGTCCAGCATGGTGGGCATTATTGCTCAACGGTTAGTGAGAGTACTTTGCCAAACCTGTAGAGAACCTTATCAGCCAGATCAAGAAGCCTGTGAGTTTTTGCAGCAAGACGTTGAAACTAGACCCACTATTTATCGTGCAAAAGGGTGTACTGAATGTAACCATTTAGGATACAAAGGCCGAATGGGTATCTACGAAGTCGTCGACATTGATGATCAGATGCGTAACCTTATTCATAGTAAGGCAGGCGAACTTGAACTAGAAGCTTATGCCCGTAAATGTGGCCCGAGCATTCATGCTGATGGTGTCGCTAAGATTCTAGCGGGTGTTACATCGGTTGAAGAAGTTCTGCGCGTCACGCATAGGGAGTAA
- a CDS encoding acetyl-CoA carboxylase biotin carboxylase subunit — MFTKILIANRGEIACRIIKTAKAMGIKTVAVYSDADRQALFVDMADEAYYLGGAEPAQSYLKLASIIEIAKTAGAQAIHPGYGFLSENPNLPKQCQQNNIVFIGPPAESIEAMGSKSQAKLIMSKAGVPLVPGYHGDDQSIEILTEESLTIGFPQLIKASAGGGGKGMRIVRSIQQVESSIRAAKREALSSFGDEKLLIEKYIEQPRHIEVQIFCDENNNGVYLYDRDCSIQRRHQKIIEEAPAPGLSPETRAAMGKAALDCAQAINYVGAGTVEFLLDKDEQFYFMEMNTRLQVEHPVTEMITQVDLVEWQFRIANGEPLPLSQQEIPCVGHAFESRIYAESPAHDFLPATGTIRYLSQPKPNDNIRIDTGIRQNDTISVFYDPMIAKLITWGDNRKIAARKMNQALNSFHISGVETNCDFLKSVITHPSFLKKDITTEFIEQHSTTLFASPIVKTTDLLMAATLYIHLITNRAPLRQNNQSHIASPWDNTDLWHLNGSQTSTFTLVSADQPFIFNVSKGRYEQLSINYEGQTYEIAYSVDANKITTRINGTKSSNQFYISEDSIHLFTEGCSLQFSLPVSNYQYEEPQPEGSLFAPIHGKIVSVEVDTGQHVEKGDALIIIEAMKMEHTISAPDAGIIKEVFCKTQDLVDAENQLIEFEVLKTSSKDSQKNV; from the coding sequence ATGTTTACCAAAATACTCATAGCAAACCGTGGTGAAATTGCCTGTAGAATCATAAAAACGGCCAAGGCAATGGGCATCAAGACTGTAGCGGTATATTCAGATGCCGACCGACAGGCCCTTTTTGTCGACATGGCAGACGAAGCATACTACCTAGGCGGCGCCGAACCTGCGCAAAGTTATTTAAAGTTAGCGTCCATCATTGAAATTGCTAAAACGGCAGGTGCACAAGCCATACACCCAGGTTATGGCTTTCTTTCCGAGAACCCTAACCTCCCAAAACAGTGTCAGCAAAACAATATCGTGTTTATTGGGCCACCCGCTGAATCCATCGAGGCGATGGGGTCAAAAAGCCAAGCAAAATTGATTATGAGCAAGGCCGGTGTACCACTGGTTCCGGGGTATCATGGCGATGACCAGTCAATTGAAATATTGACAGAAGAATCACTCACCATTGGTTTTCCTCAACTCATAAAAGCTTCTGCGGGTGGTGGCGGTAAGGGCATGCGAATCGTGCGATCCATTCAGCAAGTGGAATCCTCAATACGCGCTGCAAAACGAGAAGCACTGTCTTCGTTTGGCGACGAAAAGTTACTCATCGAGAAATACATTGAGCAACCTAGGCATATAGAAGTTCAAATATTCTGCGATGAAAATAACAATGGCGTGTATTTATATGATCGAGACTGTTCAATACAGCGCCGCCATCAAAAAATAATAGAAGAAGCCCCTGCTCCTGGGTTATCGCCCGAGACTCGAGCGGCCATGGGTAAGGCTGCACTAGACTGCGCTCAAGCAATCAATTATGTCGGCGCTGGAACCGTCGAGTTTTTGCTCGATAAAGATGAACAATTTTACTTTATGGAAATGAATACCCGGCTTCAGGTTGAACACCCCGTGACAGAGATGATCACCCAAGTCGACCTTGTGGAATGGCAGTTCCGTATTGCCAATGGTGAGCCCTTACCGCTTTCACAACAAGAAATACCCTGTGTAGGCCATGCATTTGAGTCACGTATTTATGCTGAAAGTCCCGCACATGATTTTTTACCTGCAACAGGTACGATTCGCTACCTTAGCCAACCTAAACCAAACGACAACATAAGGATAGATACAGGCATAAGGCAGAACGATACCATCAGCGTATTTTACGACCCTATGATCGCCAAACTTATTACATGGGGCGACAACCGTAAAATTGCAGCGCGTAAAATGAATCAAGCGCTTAATAGCTTTCATATATCGGGGGTCGAGACAAATTGCGACTTTTTAAAGTCAGTCATCACTCATCCGTCATTTCTAAAAAAAGACATTACCACCGAGTTTATTGAGCAGCACTCAACAACGTTATTTGCATCACCGATCGTCAAAACAACCGACTTATTGATGGCCGCTACACTGTACATTCATCTAATCACTAATCGAGCACCATTACGACAAAACAACCAATCTCATATCGCATCTCCTTGGGATAACACTGATTTATGGCATTTGAATGGAAGCCAAACAAGCACATTCACCTTAGTGAGTGCAGATCAGCCTTTTATATTCAACGTATCAAAAGGTCGCTATGAGCAGTTATCAATCAACTATGAAGGCCAGACCTATGAAATTGCCTACAGCGTTGATGCGAATAAGATCACCACTCGTATTAACGGGACTAAATCATCGAATCAGTTCTACATTTCGGAAGACAGTATCCACCTCTTTACAGAGGGTTGCTCATTGCAGTTTTCGCTGCCAGTTAGCAATTATCAGTATGAAGAACCGCAACCAGAAGGCTCATTATTTGCACCTATCCACGGAAAAATTGTAAGTGTTGAAGTAGACACTGGCCAGCACGTTGAAAAAGGCGATGCGCTAATTATCATCGAAGCGATGAAAATGGAGCACACTATTTCTGCACCAGATGCAGGTATTATTAAAGAGGTTTTCTGCAAAACACAGGATTTAGTCGATGCAGAAAATCAATTGATTGAGTTTGAAGTGCTTAAAACCTCCTCTAAGGACAGTCAAAAAAATGTCTGA
- a CDS encoding transglutaminase-like cysteine peptidase: protein MHLSHTAKTHVRNTLILALSLSVSLLYAFELSDKLLDFIENKYGQPAKSRLMLWQRLATTPTQLSTQDKLDQVNTFFNRANFKSDLEHWGEEDYWATPVELLATNAGDCEDYSIAKYFTLKTMGVPVEKLRITYVKAIRLNQAHMVLAYYETPSSEPLILDNLISSIKPASKRTDLVPVYSFNGDGLWLSKQRGQGKRIGEAGKLSRWVDLNSRLLKGLQ, encoded by the coding sequence ATGCATTTATCACACACTGCCAAGACTCATGTCCGTAATACTCTGATACTCGCATTGTCGCTGAGCGTCTCTCTGCTTTATGCCTTCGAACTAAGTGACAAGCTGCTCGATTTTATCGAGAACAAATACGGTCAACCCGCCAAAAGCCGTCTAATGCTATGGCAGCGACTGGCTACCACCCCTACCCAGCTTTCTACCCAAGATAAACTAGACCAAGTAAACACATTCTTTAATCGTGCGAATTTTAAATCTGATTTAGAACATTGGGGCGAAGAAGATTATTGGGCGACTCCTGTAGAGCTTCTTGCCACCAATGCCGGCGACTGTGAAGATTACTCTATTGCAAAGTACTTCACCCTCAAAACAATGGGCGTACCTGTCGAAAAGCTTCGCATTACATACGTTAAAGCCATTAGGCTTAACCAGGCACACATGGTGCTAGCCTACTATGAAACACCAAGCTCAGAGCCCTTAATACTCGACAACTTAATTTCTTCTATTAAACCCGCCTCTAAACGCACTGACCTTGTACCGGTGTATAGCTTTAATGGTGATGGTTTATGGCTTTCTAAGCAGCGAGGGCAAGGAAAAAGAATCGGTGAAGCCGGAAAACTTTCTCGCTGGGTAGACCTAAACTCACGGTTATTAAAAGGTCTTCAATAG
- a CDS encoding carboxyl transferase domain-containing protein, whose amino-acid sequence MAIIKSKVNTHSDAFKQRKIAMAELVSKLDLVVDEIKLGGGETALKKHLAKGKLPPRERVAKLLDPGTPFLEIAQLAAYDVYQDKVPAAGVIAGIGRVEGIECMIVANDSTVKGGTYYPLSVKKHIRAQTIAEENGLPCIYLVDSGGANLPQQDEVFPDAEHFGHIFYRQANMSAKGIPQIAVVMGLCTAGGAYVPAMADESIMVKDQSTIFLAGPPLVKAATGEEVSAEELGGADVHCKKSGVADYYAQNDEHALHLARQCIKNTHHQKQPVPSYSVPEEPLYSPEELHGVVPVDLKTPYDAREVIARLVDGSEFDEFKQLFGTTLVCGFARIMGYPVGIIANNGVLFSESAQKGAHFIALCCQRNIPLVFLQNITGFMVGKKYEEGGIAKHGAKMVTAVACAKVPKYTVVIGGSFGAGNYGMCGRAYNPRFMWMWPNARISVMGGEQAAGVLAQVKRTNFERKNIDWTEQEERDFKQPIIDQFDKQSDPYYASARLWDDGIIKPSDTRRVLGLAISASFNTKAEETRFGVFRM is encoded by the coding sequence ATGGCCATCATCAAGAGTAAAGTTAACACTCACTCTGACGCGTTTAAGCAACGAAAAATAGCAATGGCTGAGTTAGTCAGTAAACTCGATTTAGTTGTTGATGAAATAAAGTTAGGTGGCGGTGAAACAGCCCTAAAAAAACACCTAGCAAAAGGGAAACTTCCACCTCGTGAGCGTGTTGCCAAACTACTTGACCCAGGAACACCGTTTCTCGAAATAGCCCAACTAGCAGCCTATGACGTCTACCAAGATAAAGTGCCCGCTGCAGGTGTAATAGCAGGCATAGGTCGAGTAGAAGGCATCGAATGCATGATCGTCGCCAATGATTCAACCGTAAAAGGCGGGACGTACTACCCTCTTTCAGTTAAGAAACATATCAGAGCACAAACCATTGCCGAGGAAAATGGCTTACCCTGCATCTATTTAGTTGATTCAGGTGGTGCAAATTTACCCCAGCAAGACGAAGTGTTCCCTGACGCTGAGCATTTCGGTCATATATTTTATCGGCAAGCCAATATGTCCGCTAAAGGTATACCTCAAATTGCCGTTGTTATGGGGCTCTGCACTGCTGGCGGCGCTTATGTACCCGCCATGGCAGACGAAAGCATCATGGTCAAAGATCAAAGCACTATATTTCTCGCAGGCCCACCATTAGTGAAAGCGGCAACAGGCGAAGAGGTATCAGCAGAAGAGCTCGGGGGCGCAGATGTTCACTGCAAAAAGTCGGGGGTAGCTGATTACTATGCTCAAAATGATGAACATGCACTTCACCTAGCAAGACAATGCATTAAAAACACCCATCACCAAAAACAGCCTGTACCCAGTTACAGCGTACCTGAAGAGCCACTCTATTCACCCGAAGAATTACATGGCGTTGTGCCAGTGGATTTAAAAACACCCTACGACGCAAGAGAGGTGATCGCAAGGTTAGTCGATGGCTCTGAATTTGACGAGTTCAAGCAATTATTTGGAACCACGTTAGTCTGTGGCTTTGCGCGTATTATGGGGTATCCCGTCGGCATCATTGCCAATAACGGCGTGTTATTTTCTGAATCTGCTCAAAAAGGCGCACATTTTATAGCGCTATGCTGTCAACGAAATATCCCCCTCGTATTTCTGCAAAATATCACTGGTTTTATGGTAGGTAAAAAATATGAAGAAGGCGGAATCGCTAAACATGGCGCGAAAATGGTCACGGCTGTAGCGTGTGCAAAGGTACCTAAATACACCGTTGTGATTGGCGGTAGCTTTGGTGCAGGCAACTACGGCATGTGTGGTCGTGCCTACAACCCTCGCTTTATGTGGATGTGGCCGAACGCCCGAATATCAGTGATGGGAGGCGAGCAAGCAGCGGGTGTTTTAGCACAAGTTAAACGTACCAATTTTGAGCGAAAAAACATTGATTGGACTGAGCAAGAAGAGCGCGATTTTAAGCAGCCCATTATTGACCAGTTCGATAAACAATCTGACCCGTACTATGCCAGTGCCCGTCTTTGGGATGATGGCATCATTAAGCCTTCAGACACTCGAAGAGTGTTAGGTTTAGCGATTTCCGCATCATTTAATACTAAAGCAGAAGAGACTCGGTTTGGCGTATTCCGCATGTAA
- a CDS encoding enoyl-CoA hydratase-related protein — MNTHHTTAAETTLIYEVTSNGVARITLNRPEVRNAFDSQLILNLTAAFNHADQSSEVKVILLSSSGDHFSAGADLNWMKSMANASYDENLADARQLEKLMSTINQCCKPVVTKVRGSVFGGGIGLLSCSDIVIAENESRFALSEVKLGLSPATIAPFVIDAIGARPARRLFLTGEVFNAEKALSLGLISEIVDPDSINEVTNNIISMLLKNAPNALTQSKRLISKVSNSVKGQALTDYTCELIAALRVSEEGQEGLTAFLEKRSPVWPEQTNNDTPPSKAD, encoded by the coding sequence ATGAATACACATCACACAACAGCAGCAGAAACCACTCTTATTTACGAAGTAACGTCAAATGGCGTTGCACGCATCACGCTAAATAGACCTGAAGTCAGAAATGCATTTGATAGCCAATTAATTCTAAACCTAACGGCCGCCTTTAATCATGCCGATCAAAGCTCTGAGGTTAAGGTTATCTTACTCAGCTCAAGTGGTGATCACTTTTCAGCGGGGGCCGATTTAAACTGGATGAAATCGATGGCCAATGCCAGCTACGATGAGAACCTTGCCGACGCACGACAACTTGAAAAGCTCATGTCAACGATTAACCAGTGCTGTAAACCTGTTGTGACAAAAGTAAGGGGGTCTGTTTTTGGTGGTGGCATCGGATTACTCTCATGCTCAGACATTGTAATAGCTGAAAATGAATCTCGTTTTGCGCTAAGTGAAGTAAAACTGGGGTTAAGTCCCGCCACTATCGCCCCTTTTGTTATTGATGCTATAGGCGCACGCCCTGCCCGTCGTTTATTTTTAACCGGCGAAGTGTTTAATGCCGAAAAAGCACTATCACTAGGCTTAATTAGTGAAATCGTAGACCCCGACTCAATCAATGAAGTAACCAATAACATTATCTCAATGCTGCTCAAAAATGCACCCAATGCCCTAACCCAGTCGAAAAGGTTAATCAGCAAAGTCAGCAACTCGGTAAAAGGCCAAGCGTTAACAGACTATACCTGCGAGTTGATAGCGGCATTAAGAGTTTCAGAAGAAGGCCAAGAAGGCTTAACTGCATTTTTAGAGAAACGTTCTCCCGTCTGGCCAGAACAAACAAATAATGATACGCCACCTAGCAAGGCAGACTAA
- a CDS encoding MerR family transcriptional regulator, whose protein sequence is MTKTFSISDLSKEFDVTTRTIRFYEAEGLLAPTRDGQKRIYSDQDRVNLKLILRGKRLGFSLSESKALIELYDPASGNAKQLSTLLEKIEQQRSLLAQQLVDIELMQVELDEAEIRCREAFSNANK, encoded by the coding sequence ATGACTAAAACCTTTTCTATTAGCGATTTATCAAAAGAGTTCGATGTCACCACAAGAACCATTCGTTTTTACGAAGCAGAAGGCTTACTGGCACCGACTCGAGATGGACAAAAAAGAATTTATTCTGATCAAGATAGAGTCAACCTCAAGCTTATTCTAAGAGGTAAACGATTAGGGTTTAGCCTGTCAGAATCAAAAGCGCTCATCGAGTTGTATGACCCCGCATCAGGCAATGCTAAACAACTTTCGACATTACTCGAAAAAATCGAACAACAACGTTCACTGCTCGCACAGCAATTAGTCGATATAGAATTGATGCAAGTAGAACTAGACGAAGCCGAAATACGCTGCCGAGAAGCCTTCTCGAACGCCAACAAATAA
- a CDS encoding type II secretion system protein N: MNKLALQQKAPVIILIILVAAMLFTLAIQAYDFFMPPNDQAIALAQKKEIKPIQTARPQREIDQFELFGNPADSEQQEAIVTTENLPKTNLRLVLRGVSASNEVERVSALIEGPDKETLKYSINDELPGSAKLKSVHEKRIVIQRNGRLENLYFPEDTNIGIVRNNNAEGSTPNSQTAQSPQPIPVPQSYQRPTVDLDTLSEERKNEIKHRLEQLREKMKQSQQ; this comes from the coding sequence GTGAACAAATTAGCACTACAACAAAAAGCACCTGTTATCATCTTAATTATATTGGTTGCAGCTATGCTTTTCACTTTAGCGATTCAAGCATATGACTTTTTTATGCCACCTAACGATCAAGCGATAGCGTTGGCACAAAAGAAAGAAATAAAGCCTATTCAAACCGCTCGTCCGCAAAGAGAGATTGATCAATTTGAATTATTTGGCAATCCTGCTGACAGCGAACAACAAGAAGCGATAGTAACCACTGAAAATTTACCAAAAACGAATTTACGACTTGTTCTACGAGGCGTCTCTGCATCCAATGAAGTAGAACGAGTCAGTGCTTTAATCGAAGGGCCAGACAAAGAAACCCTAAAATACTCAATAAACGACGAGTTACCCGGCAGCGCTAAACTTAAAAGCGTTCATGAAAAAAGAATTGTCATACAGCGCAATGGCCGACTCGAAAATCTGTACTTCCCAGAAGATACCAATATTGGGATCGTTCGAAACAACAACGCGGAAGGCAGCACGCCAAATTCGCAAACAGCTCAGTCACCACAACCCATACCAGTACCTCAAAGCTATCAACGACCCACCGTTGACTTAGACACTCTTAGCGAAGAACGTAAAAATGAGATCAAGCACCGCCTTGAACAACTCAGAGAGAAAATGAAGCAATCACAACAATGA
- the gspF gene encoding type II secretion system inner membrane protein GspF gives MAAFDYKALDEKGRQKKGVIEADSSRQVRQQLREKGLTPLSVETTVAKEGKTRSFTSQGKSLSVKDLALITRQIATLIQAGIPIEEALSAVSDQNDKPRIRSIMLAIRAKVLEGHTLADSMAEFPNAFPKLYRSTVSAGEHAGHMDLVLNRLADYTESRQQARQKIQLAAIYPVILSVVAISIVVFLLTYVVPDIIEVFVNNGQELPSLTQSMLVVSNFLSNWGMYILIALIIGFIIFQYFLKKDDFRFAVHKKILSTPFISKLSKGMNTARFASTLSILNSSGVPLVEAIRISGEVLSNDCLKSSIMDAAVMVSEGSSLTKSLEKTGYFPPMMLHMVASGESSGELDQMLERTARNQENDLEGLISTIVGLFEPLMLLVMGVVVLIIVLAIMLPILSMSNLVG, from the coding sequence ATGGCTGCGTTCGATTATAAAGCGCTAGATGAAAAAGGACGCCAAAAGAAAGGTGTTATAGAGGCGGATAGTTCAAGGCAGGTACGTCAGCAGTTGCGCGAAAAAGGGCTTACCCCGCTCTCTGTCGAAACGACTGTAGCCAAGGAGGGAAAGACACGTTCATTCACCTCTCAAGGTAAGAGTCTAAGTGTTAAGGATTTAGCACTCATTACGCGACAAATAGCAACATTAATTCAAGCCGGTATTCCCATTGAGGAAGCGCTAAGCGCTGTGTCTGACCAAAATGATAAGCCTCGTATTCGAAGTATTATGCTTGCCATTAGAGCAAAAGTATTAGAAGGGCACACCTTGGCCGATAGTATGGCTGAATTTCCGAACGCGTTTCCTAAGCTTTACCGTTCAACGGTTTCTGCCGGTGAACATGCGGGCCACATGGATTTAGTCCTTAATAGATTGGCTGATTATACAGAGTCACGCCAGCAAGCTAGGCAAAAAATACAACTGGCTGCTATTTACCCGGTAATATTGTCGGTTGTTGCCATTTCTATTGTTGTATTTCTTCTCACTTATGTCGTACCTGACATAATCGAAGTATTTGTTAACAATGGGCAGGAGTTACCTTCGTTAACCCAATCGATGCTAGTAGTGAGTAACTTCCTTAGTAATTGGGGAATGTATATTCTTATTGCGCTTATCATTGGCTTTATTATCTTTCAGTATTTTTTGAAGAAAGATGATTTTCGATTTGCGGTTCACAAAAAGATCTTATCTACGCCATTTATTTCTAAGTTATCTAAGGGGATGAATACTGCTCGATTCGCAAGTACGTTAAGTATATTGAATAGCAGTGGTGTACCGTTAGTTGAAGCCATCCGTATTTCTGGGGAAGTGTTGTCGAATGACTGTCTCAAGTCATCAATTATGGATGCTGCTGTGATGGTAAGTGAGGGCTCCAGCCTGACAAAATCCTTAGAAAAAACCGGCTATTTTCCACCGATGATGCTTCACATGGTCGCAAGTGGAGAGTCGAGTGGTGAGCTAGACCAAATGCTCGAAAGAACGGCAAGAAACCAAGAAAACGACCTCGAAGGGCTTATTTCAACAATCGTAGGATTGTTTGAGCCTCTGATGTTGTTGGTAATGGGGGTAGTTGTTCTTATTATCGTGCTGGCAATCATGTTACCTATCTTGAGTATGAGTAATTTGGTTGGTTAG